The Magnolia sinica isolate HGM2019 chromosome 9, MsV1, whole genome shotgun sequence genome contains a region encoding:
- the LOC131255511 gene encoding uncharacterized protein LOC131255511, which produces MSLCRPNPLPLLSLHLYISPSSFSSRSLSLPALSHSLTAALGSLQPQQLDNPSDLEIGSAFRKIKMRLVFKSLSKFSHFSILMLLLLEGYLLNDRDKAMSMGLEFCCWRS; this is translated from the exons ATGTCTCTCTGTCGCCCTAATCccctccctctcctctctcttcatCTCTATATCTCACCCTCCTCTTTTTCTTCCCGCTCGCTCTCTCTTCctgctctctctcactctctcacggCTGCCTTGGGCTCTCTCCAGCCGCAGCAACTCGATAACCCATCAG ATCTAGAGATAGGGTCTGCGTTTCGAAAGATTAAAATGAGACTCGTGTTCAAATCCCTCTCCAAGTTCTCTCACTTTTCCATCCTGATGTTGCTCTTGTTAGAAG GCTACCTTTTGAATGATAGAGACAAAGCGATGTCTATGGGTTTGGAGTTTTGCTGCTGGAGGTCTTAA